TCAATGGACACCTGCTCCAGATGCCAACGTTTCAATTCCTCAGCCGCGATCACACTAAACTTGTCAATCGCCACAACACGGTTTTGTACACGCGGCAAAGGATCAGACCCTTTGGCCAGTTTAATAGTGGCAGACGGACGCTCCAACGCCACACTCGTAATTTCAAGATTACCGAGCAATAAACCGGAGAGATTGATCCCAACTTCGGTTTTTGGAAGCAACACAAGCGCGGATGTCCGGCCTTTGATGCGAATTAGAGAATCTTCAAGAATAATCCGGCTTCCGTTCTCCCCAAGAAAATCAAACTTAGCCTCACCAACAGTCACACTGATGCTTTTGCTTTCCAGCTGCTGAGTGGCCCAGTCGACAAGAAAGGGGATGGAAACAGGCCCAGTAAGAACTCTGTAACTGCCCAAAGCGATAACCAAACACAAACAGGCACTTACAACGACCCAAGTCACGCGTCGCTTAAAACGGCGTGGCAGAGAGGAGCTCTCCAGCTCAGCTGTATTCCCAACATCAGCAGACAGAATCTTATTCCCTGTTTTGCAGCAAGTTCGAGTTTGTTCGAATCAGGACCTGCCGCTAGCATTACGTGATCATGGGTGTCCTGTAAGGCAAAATACAGACCTACACCACATACACAATACGCCTCTCCTAAGAGGCAAAAGGCCGCCCAAGGAGTATAAGAATGCCCAACACGACAGAAGCGACATCTTCCCTACCGCAGGAAGGTATGCCTGCACCGAATTTTATTGTCGCAACAGATTCGCAAGGCCAGTTCACCCTATCAGATCATGCTGGCCGATCTGTCGTCCTTTACTTTTATCCAAAGGATGACACGCCGGGCTGCACAAAAGAGGCAATCGCCTTTACCGAAAACGCGGCTGAATTTGAGAAACATGGTGCTTTAATCGTCGGCATTTCGCCCGATACACCACTAAAGCATGACCAGTTTAAGGCGAAACATGGGCTAACTGTCACACTTGGGGCAGATGTAGACAAGGAATTGTGCCAGGCTTATGGCGTGTGGATTGAGAAAAACATGTACGGAAAGAAGTACATGGGCGTTGAACGCTCCACGTTTCTCATAGATAAACATGGCAAGATTGCCAAGATCTGGCGCAAAGTCCGTGTACCGGGCCACGTAGAAAAGGTCTTGGAAGAACTCAAAATTCTGAGCCAGTGAAATCATGCCAAAACTACCCGGCAAAAATGGTGCGGATGCGTTTGCAGGCCAAGCGCATCTCGCCCTACCCAAAGACGTAACGGTTAAGTCGCTGAAGGACGGAGCGCGCCAAATTCTTGAAACACCAGATTTGGATCTCAAAGTTGCACTTGCCTACCACGTGGCCAATAAATGGTTCAAAGGAGCTTTGTCCATCACCCGTGGCACTGGCGAAAAACCCATGCCAGATCGTCCTGGAAGACCAGCAAAGCCAGAACTTTTACCCCCGCGAGATATGCCCAAACGAAACCAGGGCGGACATAAAAGCGGGCAAGTCGCCCTGCTCCACTCACTGGCACATATTGAACTCAACGCCGTTGATTTAACTTGGGATTTGATTGGCCGCTTCACCAACATTCCCATGCCGCGCTCCTACTATGATGATTGGGTACAAGTGGGTTTGGAAGAAGCAAAACACTTCACCCTCATTCAAGAGCGTTTGGCAAAGATAGGCCATGCCTACGGAGATCTGCCCGCTCATGATGGGCTTTGGCAGACGGCTCAGTCTACCGGCACAGACTTGCTGGCTCGTCTGGCAATTATCCCGCTGGTATTGGAAGCACGCGGCCTCGACATCACGCCCTATATGATTGAAAAGGCCGTCGCCGCTGGCGATGAAGACACAGCCCGTGTCCTGCATATCATCTACCGCGATGAGAAAGGCCACGTTGCATTTGGCGCTAAATGGTTCCGCTTTATGTGTGACAGACAACGCATCCGACCAGAGCCACGTTTTCAGCAATTGGTTAAACAACATTTTAAAGGACCACTCAAACCCCCGTTTAATGACAGGGCAAGATCTGAAGCAGGCCTCACGCCTGGCTTCTATAGGCCGCTCATCAAATTGACCTAATGATACACTGCACTTAGAATTTGTTAACCATAACAAACTCTAATTCAATTTAACAAATCATTTCCAGTAGTCAAACTGAGCAAGTGGCCATCCAATGAATTCTTCTAAGTGCAGTAAGTATTCTAAGAATTTCAATCGTTTGGAGTTAAGCGAACCTATGTGGTTCACGCGCGCCAAGTCCGAACTGCGCGCCATGCCCTCGCTGGTCTATTGGATCTCTGGAATAGCAGCCACGGCAGTTATATCCGCATTATTGGCAAGTAACTTTCAGCAATCACTCCATGAGCTTCGTCAAAACTCAAAGATATCCAGAGAAATTGCTCTCCGTGAAAACTACGAGAGCGAAATTCGGGATCTTAAATTTCAGCTTGGCGAACTGCGTGGCCGTCAGGATCTGGACGCGACCGGCTACGAAAGTGCGTCGCTCCAAAAGCAGAAGTTGACGCGGCAGTTTCAAGAGGTCGAGGCTCTTGTCGCACTCGCTCAAAGATCCAACCTCATTCTCTCTGTAATTCCACCCTCACCAAAGCGAAAACCTTCAGAAAACCCTGCTCTCGAACAATTGGTTGCAGCACTCTCTTATGCGCCTCAGCAAGGCCAGTCGAACACAATCAATATACTCGGAACTTTGTCCGGCCAACAACGGACCAAACAAGACTACGCATTGACAACAACATCCACGCTGTCAACCAGACAGCAGCAAGGCCAGCGTTTACTGACTGCCTATACCCAAGCCGCGCTGCAAGACATCAAAAGAGCAAATACACTTTTGAACAAAATCGGCGTGGCACAATCAGCACTTAATTTTCAACGAAACTTTGCAGGTGGCGCTTATCAAGAACTTCCCATCTCTGATTTAGACAGCAGTATGATGCTGGCCCGCCGCATTATCGAACAGCGAATAGAACTCGGTGCCATCGTAAATGCCCTGCCGTTTGCACGCCCGCTGGACAGCTTCTTGCCCTCAAGCTCATTTGGCCCGAGAACAGACCCATTCCTCGACAAACCCGCCATGCATACAGGCCTTGATTTCAGGGCACCCAGAGGAGCTCCGGTACGCGCAACCGGCTCCGGCATTGTCTTACTTGCTAAATACAATGGCGGTTATGGCCTGTCCGTGGAGATCCTACATGAAAATGGGCTGGTGACACGCTACGCCCACATGCAAAAGCTGCTCGTGAGCGAAGGTCAGAGAATACGTTCTGGTAACATGGTCGGCACGGTCGGGAACACAGGAAGATCAACAGGCCCTCACCTGCATTATGAAGTTCGTTTGAATGGGAAGCCTGTGAATCCAATGCGCTACATTCGAACA
The window above is part of the Pseudovibrio sp. Tun.PSC04-5.I4 genome. Proteins encoded here:
- a CDS encoding peroxiredoxin, whose product is MPNTTEATSSLPQEGMPAPNFIVATDSQGQFTLSDHAGRSVVLYFYPKDDTPGCTKEAIAFTENAAEFEKHGALIVGISPDTPLKHDQFKAKHGLTVTLGADVDKELCQAYGVWIEKNMYGKKYMGVERSTFLIDKHGKIAKIWRKVRVPGHVEKVLEELKILSQ
- a CDS encoding M23 family metallopeptidase, producing the protein MWFTRAKSELRAMPSLVYWISGIAATAVISALLASNFQQSLHELRQNSKISREIALRENYESEIRDLKFQLGELRGRQDLDATGYESASLQKQKLTRQFQEVEALVALAQRSNLILSVIPPSPKRKPSENPALEQLVAALSYAPQQGQSNTINILGTLSGQQRTKQDYALTTTSTLSTRQQQGQRLLTAYTQAALQDIKRANTLLNKIGVAQSALNFQRNFAGGAYQELPISDLDSSMMLARRIIEQRIELGAIVNALPFARPLDSFLPSSSFGPRTDPFLDKPAMHTGLDFRAPRGAPVRATGSGIVLLAKYNGGYGLSVEILHENGLVTRYAHMQKLLVSEGQRIRSGNMVGTVGNTGRSTGPHLHYEVRLNGKPVNPMRYIRTGDRLAAIFQPKQNTTLALKLP
- a CDS encoding ferritin-like domain-containing protein gives rise to the protein MPKLPGKNGADAFAGQAHLALPKDVTVKSLKDGARQILETPDLDLKVALAYHVANKWFKGALSITRGTGEKPMPDRPGRPAKPELLPPRDMPKRNQGGHKSGQVALLHSLAHIELNAVDLTWDLIGRFTNIPMPRSYYDDWVQVGLEEAKHFTLIQERLAKIGHAYGDLPAHDGLWQTAQSTGTDLLARLAIIPLVLEARGLDITPYMIEKAVAAGDEDTARVLHIIYRDEKGHVAFGAKWFRFMCDRQRIRPEPRFQQLVKQHFKGPLKPPFNDRARSEAGLTPGFYRPLIKLT